A genomic segment from Janthinobacterium sp. 64 encodes:
- a CDS encoding RidA family protein has translation MQVLQPPEWARPRGYANGVAASGRTVYVSGMIGWDAQGQFHTDDFAGQVRQALQNIVAVLAEAGALPEHIVRMNWYVLDKKEYVAAYPQIGVAYREIIGKHFPAMTAVQVAGLIEDRARVEIEVTAVLPDY, from the coding sequence ATGCAAGTGCTGCAACCACCGGAATGGGCCAGGCCGCGCGGCTATGCGAATGGCGTGGCCGCCAGCGGGCGCACGGTGTATGTCAGCGGCATGATAGGCTGGGATGCGCAGGGACAATTCCACACGGACGATTTCGCGGGCCAGGTGCGCCAGGCCTTGCAGAATATCGTCGCCGTGCTGGCCGAGGCGGGCGCCTTGCCCGAGCACATCGTGCGCATGAACTGGTATGTGCTCGACAAGAAGGAATACGTGGCGGCGTATCCGCAAATCGGCGTGGCCTACAGGGAAATCATCGGCAAGCATTTTCCTGCCATGACGGCGGTGCAGGTGGCTGGTCTGATCGAGGATCGCGCCAGAGTGGAGATCGAGGTGACGGCGGTGCTGCCTGACTATTAG
- a CDS encoding ATP-binding cassette domain-containing protein, with product MAVISLSSAQLAFGHVALLDHAEFSLETTERVGLIGRNGTGKSSLLKVISGKFKLDDGLLVMQQGIKIAYVEQEPQFDPDMSVFDAVASGMGESQAWLKEYDELTGQFGQGNDDELMERMHDIQVKLDAADAWSLPNKVETVLDRLNLTGDMAMKTLSGGMQKRVALARALVSAPDVLLLDEPTNHLDFSSILWLEGLLRDFKGSVLFITHDRSFLDNVATRIIELDRGRLLSYPGNFTAYQTRKAEQLEIEEVENAKFDKFLAQEEVWIRKGVKARRVRDEGRVRRLEALRLTRNARRDQQGQVKLDVSAGERSGKIVADLENVSKIYGDKVIVKDFSATILRGDKVGLIGANGAGKTTLLKMILGQEESDTGSIRLGTKLQVAYFDQMRTQLNEEANLMETIAPGSDWVEINGQRRHVMTYLNDFLFAPERARSPVKSLSGGERNRLLLARLFAKPANVLVLDEPTNDLDIDTLELLEELLEEYTGTVFLVSHDRTFLDNVVTQVIVAEGEGKWREFVGGYTDWERVRTLPIATAPASKPAVKVEAATPAAKQKKLSYKEQRELDELPNIMAALEDEQAVLAGQLSHPDFYKKTPAEGKRLNARVAEIEQELLAALEKWEAIEARAKG from the coding sequence ATGGCTGTCATTTCTCTTTCATCGGCGCAACTTGCGTTCGGTCACGTCGCGCTGCTCGATCACGCGGAATTTTCACTGGAAACCACGGAGCGGGTCGGCTTGATCGGCCGCAACGGCACGGGTAAATCCTCGCTGTTGAAGGTCATTTCGGGCAAGTTCAAGCTCGATGACGGCTTGCTGGTGATGCAGCAAGGCATCAAGATCGCGTATGTGGAGCAAGAACCGCAATTCGACCCGGACATGTCCGTGTTCGACGCCGTCGCTTCCGGCATGGGCGAATCGCAAGCCTGGCTCAAGGAATACGACGAGTTGACGGGCCAGTTTGGCCAGGGCAATGACGACGAATTGATGGAACGCATGCACGACATCCAGGTCAAACTCGATGCGGCCGATGCCTGGAGCTTGCCGAACAAGGTGGAAACCGTGCTCGACCGTCTGAACCTGACGGGCGACATGGCCATGAAAACCCTGTCCGGCGGGATGCAAAAGCGCGTGGCGCTGGCGCGTGCGCTGGTCTCGGCGCCCGACGTGCTGCTGCTCGATGAACCGACCAACCATCTGGACTTCAGCTCCATCCTGTGGCTGGAAGGCTTGTTGCGCGACTTCAAGGGCAGCGTGCTGTTCATTACCCATGACCGCTCCTTCCTCGACAACGTTGCCACGCGCATCATCGAACTCGACCGCGGCCGCTTGCTGTCGTATCCGGGCAACTTCACGGCTTACCAGACCCGCAAGGCGGAGCAGCTGGAAATCGAGGAAGTGGAAAATGCCAAGTTCGACAAGTTCCTGGCGCAGGAAGAAGTGTGGATACGCAAGGGCGTCAAGGCGCGCCGCGTGCGTGACGAAGGCCGCGTGCGCCGCCTGGAAGCGCTGCGCCTGACGCGCAATGCGCGCCGCGACCAGCAGGGACAAGTCAAGCTGGACGTGTCGGCCGGCGAACGCTCGGGCAAGATCGTGGCGGACCTGGAAAACGTTTCCAAGATTTATGGCGACAAGGTCATCGTCAAGGATTTCAGCGCCACCATCTTGCGCGGCGATAAAGTCGGCCTGATCGGCGCCAACGGCGCCGGCAAGACCACTTTGCTGAAGATGATCCTGGGCCAGGAAGAGTCCGACACGGGCAGCATCCGCCTGGGCACCAAGCTGCAAGTGGCGTATTTCGACCAGATGCGCACGCAGCTGAACGAAGAAGCGAACCTGATGGAAACCATCGCGCCGGGCAGCGACTGGGTCGAGATCAATGGCCAGCGCCGCCACGTGATGACGTATCTGAACGATTTCCTGTTTGCGCCGGAACGCGCCCGTTCTCCCGTCAAGTCGCTGTCCGGTGGCGAGCGCAACCGTTTGCTGCTGGCGCGCCTGTTCGCCAAGCCGGCCAACGTGCTGGTGCTCGATGAGCCGACCAATGACTTGGATATCGATACCCTCGAATTGCTGGAAGAGTTGCTGGAAGAATACACCGGCACCGTTTTCCTCGTCAGCCATGACCGTACCTTCCTCGACAACGTCGTCACGCAAGTGATCGTCGCCGAAGGCGAGGGAAAGTGGCGCGAATTCGTCGGCGGCTACACGGACTGGGAGCGCGTGCGCACCTTGCCGATCGCCACGGCGCCAGCCAGCAAGCCGGCCGTGAAGGTCGAGGCTGCCACACCGGCGGCCAAGCAGAAAAAGCTCAGCTACAAGGAGCAGCGCGAACTCGACGAACTGCCGAACATCATGGCGGCGCTGGAAGATGAGCAAGCCGTGCTGGCAGGGCAATTGTCGCATCCCGATTTCTACAAGAAAACGCCGGCCGAAGGCAAGCGCCTCAATGCGCGCGTGGCGGAAATCGAGCAAGAGTTGCTGGCGGCGCTGGAAAAGTGGGAAGCGATCGAAGCGCGCGCCAAAGGCTGA
- a CDS encoding CAAX prenyl protease-related protein yields MFDRLALPRVLPFFTYLFFILIADVLIWAGYAQEQLRYLYVVKIGVVLALLWLYRRHYTELAWPGPALMGWRAIVWAVLAGIVVLVLWLNLGASWMVIGESAGFDPRSGHGYDWPLLVARIAGAALVVPVMEELFWRSFLLRWLQSPNFLAVEPSLLRFRYIVVTAILFGFEHNLWFAGILAGLAYGWLYVRFRTLWSAIIAHGVTNGLLGVWVLMTGQWAYW; encoded by the coding sequence ATGTTTGACCGACTCGCGCTGCCACGCGTGCTGCCTTTTTTTACTTATCTATTTTTTATTCTTATTGCTGATGTGTTAATATGGGCGGGCTATGCTCAGGAGCAACTACGCTACTTGTATGTGGTGAAAATCGGCGTCGTTCTGGCTCTGCTATGGCTATATCGCCGGCACTATACGGAGCTGGCCTGGCCCGGTCCTGCGCTCATGGGATGGCGTGCCATCGTCTGGGCCGTGCTGGCGGGCATCGTGGTGCTGGTGCTGTGGCTCAACCTGGGCGCGTCCTGGATGGTCATCGGCGAGTCGGCCGGTTTCGATCCGCGCTCCGGTCATGGCTATGACTGGCCGCTGCTGGTGGCGCGCATCGCCGGTGCCGCGTTGGTGGTGCCCGTGATGGAAGAGTTGTTCTGGCGCTCCTTTCTATTGCGTTGGTTACAATCGCCGAATTTTCTGGCCGTTGAACCGTCACTGCTGAGATTTCGCTATATTGTTGTTACGGCGATACTGTTTGGCTTTGAACATAATTTGTGGTTTGCGGGCATTCTTGCCGGCTTAGCATATGGGTGGCTCTACGTGCGTTTTCGCACCCTGTGGTCGGCCATCATCGCGCACGGCGTGACGAATGGCTTGCTGGGTGTCTGGGTACTCATGACTGGGCAATGGGCTTATTGGTAA
- the epsL gene encoding XrtB/PEP-CTERM-associated polysaccharide biosynthesis outer membrane protein EpsL — MLSLTEKKCAACDAARAVFRTPRLGALSLLIGAAFSTAVHAEISDTIHPFIRTSTAYDDNLLRLSEFPGQTPDLSDTSRTVQGGLLFERPVGRQLFTGYAKLSRVTFNRFTELDYNGKDALVDWAWQLGNHVQGHLGTSYLETLTPFADTNSKDRNLRTQRRHYADVSWLFHPSWQVRAGVSRFDADYELLTQKINNRSEDATELGLDYLAASGSKVGVQLRRLKSDYQFKGGAGTGFPDNDYTQDEIKANVLWLVSGPTKLSFLGGWVRRTHPLSGSGSSSGANGRLIADWVATGKLRFNAALWREFQVVEGGIVGSSLNKGASVAAFWSATAKVGVNAQLQHEKRDFSTINGFTALSGLSDASTSASLGVTYTPLRNITLEADTFRSRRSGNPIVGSNSYRSQGVSFSANVQF; from the coding sequence ATGTTGAGCTTGACTGAAAAAAAGTGCGCTGCCTGTGATGCAGCGCGAGCGGTTTTTCGCACGCCCCGCCTGGGCGCGCTGTCGCTGCTGATCGGCGCTGCCTTCAGCACGGCCGTCCATGCCGAAATCAGCGACACCATCCATCCATTCATCCGGACGTCGACTGCCTATGACGACAATTTGCTGCGCCTGAGCGAGTTTCCGGGGCAAACGCCGGATCTGAGCGATACCAGCCGGACGGTGCAAGGCGGCCTCCTGTTCGAACGTCCCGTCGGCCGGCAGTTGTTCACGGGCTACGCCAAGCTGAGCCGCGTGACCTTCAACCGCTTCACGGAACTCGATTACAACGGCAAGGACGCGCTGGTCGATTGGGCCTGGCAGTTGGGCAACCACGTCCAGGGCCATCTGGGTACCAGCTACCTTGAAACGCTGACGCCATTTGCCGATACCAATTCCAAGGACCGCAATTTGCGCACGCAGCGCCGCCATTATGCGGATGTGAGCTGGCTGTTCCATCCCAGCTGGCAGGTGCGCGCAGGTGTCTCGCGCTTCGATGCGGACTATGAATTGCTCACGCAAAAGATCAACAACCGTTCGGAAGATGCGACCGAACTCGGTCTCGATTATCTCGCCGCCAGCGGCAGCAAAGTGGGCGTGCAGCTGCGCCGCCTGAAGTCGGACTACCAATTCAAGGGCGGCGCAGGGACGGGTTTTCCCGATAACGATTACACGCAGGATGAAATCAAGGCCAATGTGCTGTGGCTCGTCAGCGGACCGACCAAGCTGTCATTTCTCGGCGGCTGGGTGCGGCGTACGCATCCGCTGTCGGGTTCGGGCAGCAGCAGCGGCGCCAACGGCCGCCTGATTGCCGATTGGGTGGCAACGGGCAAATTGCGATTCAATGCGGCACTGTGGCGCGAATTCCAGGTGGTTGAAGGCGGCATCGTCGGTAGCAGCCTGAACAAGGGTGCCAGCGTGGCGGCCTTCTGGAGCGCTACGGCCAAGGTGGGTGTCAATGCCCAGCTGCAGCACGAGAAGCGTGACTTCAGCACCATCAATGGTTTCACGGCCTTGAGTGGCCTGTCCGATGCGAGCACCAGCGCTTCGCTGGGCGTGACTTACACGCCACTGCGCAACATCACGCTGGAAGCGGACACATTTCGCAGCAGGCGCAGTGGCAATCCTATCGTGGGCAGCAATAGTTACCGATCCCAAGGGGTTTCGTTCTCCGCCAATGTTCAATTCTGA
- a CDS encoding undecaprenyl-phosphate glucose phosphotransferase, translating to MTINDIPLISFFQRVLDPLVIMFTLYVCSIILGSSFDGYALVLMILAFFISSSIYQHIDPYRAWRAGRMWAYARDVIVGWAVTALILVMLGVVSGLAQHYHVKAVYAWFVITPLLLIFLQLAVRRAHSIQGNGDEVRSVAIIGANNVSVRFADAISKHPNLFMQVDGYFDDREEERWPEGMYHPMLGRMDEIAAYVRSKQTKMIFISQPISAQPRIRKLLDELQDTTTSVYFLPDIYVFDLMQARFDNVCGMPVIAICESPFTGWNSTIKRMSDLVLACLIQLCLLPLMLMIAIAVKVTSPGPVIFKQRRYGLYGEEIIVYKFRSMTVSEDGAKVVQATKDDQRLTRIGAFLRRSSLDELPQFINVLQGRMSIVGPRPHAVAHNEQYRKLIKGYMLRHKAKPGITGWAQVNGLRGETETLDKMEARVHFDLDYLRNWSLWLDLWIVVRTVQVVLKRENAH from the coding sequence ATGACGATTAACGATATACCTCTGATTTCCTTTTTTCAGCGTGTGCTTGACCCCCTGGTCATCATGTTCACGCTGTATGTATGCTCGATCATACTCGGTTCTTCCTTCGACGGTTATGCCCTGGTATTGATGATACTGGCGTTTTTCATTTCCTCGTCCATCTACCAGCATATCGACCCGTATCGCGCCTGGCGTGCCGGGCGCATGTGGGCCTATGCGCGCGACGTGATCGTCGGCTGGGCCGTCACGGCGCTGATCCTGGTCATGCTCGGCGTGGTCAGCGGCCTGGCGCAGCATTATCATGTCAAGGCCGTGTATGCCTGGTTTGTCATCACGCCGTTGCTGCTGATTTTCCTGCAACTGGCGGTGCGCCGCGCGCATTCCATCCAGGGCAACGGCGACGAAGTGCGTTCTGTCGCCATCATCGGCGCCAACAATGTCAGCGTGCGCTTTGCCGACGCCATCAGCAAGCACCCGAACCTGTTCATGCAGGTGGACGGCTACTTTGACGACCGGGAAGAGGAGCGCTGGCCAGAGGGCATGTATCACCCGATGCTGGGCCGAATGGATGAGATTGCCGCTTACGTCCGCAGCAAGCAGACCAAGATGATTTTCATCAGCCAGCCCATCTCGGCGCAGCCGCGCATCCGCAAGTTGCTCGATGAATTGCAGGACACCACCACCTCGGTGTATTTCCTTCCGGATATTTATGTATTTGACCTGATGCAGGCGCGTTTTGACAATGTGTGCGGCATGCCCGTCATCGCCATCTGCGAATCGCCATTTACAGGCTGGAACAGCACGATCAAGCGCATGAGCGACCTGGTGCTCGCCTGCCTGATCCAGTTGTGCCTGCTGCCGCTGATGCTGATGATTGCCATCGCCGTGAAGGTGACCTCGCCCGGTCCCGTCATTTTCAAGCAGCGCCGCTACGGCCTGTATGGCGAAGAAATTATCGTCTATAAGTTCCGTTCGATGACGGTGTCGGAAGACGGCGCCAAGGTAGTGCAGGCCACCAAGGATGACCAGCGCCTGACGCGCATCGGCGCTTTCCTGCGCCGCAGCTCGCTCGATGAGTTGCCGCAGTTTATCAATGTGTTGCAAGGGCGCATGAGTATCGTTGGTCCGCGACCGCACGCAGTTGCGCACAATGAACAGTATCGCAAGTTGATCAAGGGCTATATGTTGCGCCACAAGGCCAAGCCGGGCATTACCGGCTGGGCGCAGGTCAATGGCTTGCGGGGCGAGACGGAAACCCTCGACAAGATGGAAGCGCGCGTGCATTTCGACCTCGACTATCTGCGTAACTGGTCGCTGTGGCTGGACCTGTGGATCGTGGTGCGCACGGTGCAAGTGGTGCTGAAACGGGAAAATGCCCATTGA
- a CDS encoding EpsD family peptidyl-prolyl cis-trans isomerase, protein MKMKRIDVPRRILTAGVILLTVAGLAACGGDKQKKVGQALASVNGEEITALQLNEELQRAGVPAAQQETASKQLLEALIDRQVVENVALKEKIDRDPKVMQAIERAKALIISQAYMQKKLSGITPPSKAEVEDYFNKHPELFSNRKQFDMRQLLIASKDMNDALKQVIDKSKSLDEVAAWMESSKIGFARGQVSRTTTDLAPELVTKLQAMPKGQLFIINEGERAMLMTIVDIKDVPVKLAAAAPQIEQYLVNTRTKDAAKQEMERLRAAAKIEYLNQPAAATAASAAASAASAGSSAAATARGVAGLK, encoded by the coding sequence ATGAAAATGAAACGAATTGATGTACCACGCCGCATCCTGACCGCTGGCGTTATCCTGCTGACGGTGGCCGGCCTGGCCGCCTGTGGTGGCGATAAGCAGAAGAAGGTGGGCCAGGCGCTCGCCAGCGTGAATGGCGAAGAAATCACGGCGCTGCAGCTGAACGAAGAATTGCAGCGCGCCGGCGTGCCGGCGGCGCAGCAGGAAACGGCCAGCAAACAATTGCTCGAAGCGCTGATCGACCGCCAAGTGGTGGAGAATGTCGCGTTGAAAGAAAAGATCGACCGCGATCCGAAGGTCATGCAAGCCATCGAGCGGGCCAAGGCGCTGATCATCAGCCAGGCTTACATGCAAAAGAAATTGAGCGGCATTACGCCTCCGAGCAAGGCCGAAGTGGAAGATTACTTCAACAAGCACCCTGAGTTGTTCAGCAATCGCAAGCAGTTCGACATGCGCCAGTTGCTGATCGCCAGCAAGGATATGAACGATGCGCTCAAGCAAGTGATCGACAAGAGCAAGTCGCTCGATGAGGTAGCGGCCTGGATGGAGAGCAGCAAGATCGGTTTTGCGCGTGGCCAGGTGTCGCGCACGACGACGGATCTGGCGCCGGAACTGGTGACCAAGTTGCAAGCCATGCCGAAAGGCCAGCTGTTCATCATCAATGAAGGTGAACGCGCGATGCTGATGACGATCGTCGACATCAAGGATGTACCGGTCAAGCTGGCCGCCGCCGCGCCGCAGATCGAGCAGTACCTGGTCAATACCAGGACCAAGGATGCCGCCAAGCAAGAAATGGAGCGCCTGCGCGCAGCGGCCAAGATCGAGTATCTGAACCAGCCTGCTGCTGCAACCGCGGCATCGGCTGCGGCTTCAGCAGCCTCGGCAGGCTCCAGCGCTGCGGCTACCGCACGGGGCGTTGCTGGCCTGAAATAA
- the epsE gene encoding polysaccharide export protein EpsE → MTSLLAFTLGSANAGEVMLGAGDVLKISVYGNPDLGVETRVSEAGDITFPLIGQVNVMKMAVAEAEKKIANKLETGGFVKKPQVNIIVTLLQSQQVSVLGQVNRPGRYPVDGRRSLLDLLALAGGIGPEGGDTVSLIRKRDGKTTTDVVDVVEMVRTSDLNRDFDLAANDVVFVERAPRIYIYGEVQRPGPMRLERSMTVLQALSAGGGLTQRGTERNIRIKRRGADGKLQIIDANHDDLLLSDDVVYVKESWF, encoded by the coding sequence ATGACCTCACTGCTGGCCTTCACGCTGGGCAGTGCCAATGCCGGAGAAGTCATGCTCGGCGCGGGCGATGTGCTGAAGATTTCCGTCTACGGCAACCCGGATCTGGGCGTGGAAACGCGCGTCAGCGAAGCGGGCGACATCACGTTCCCCCTGATCGGCCAGGTCAACGTCATGAAAATGGCCGTTGCCGAGGCGGAAAAGAAGATTGCCAACAAGCTCGAAACGGGCGGCTTTGTGAAAAAGCCGCAAGTCAATATCATCGTGACCTTGTTGCAAAGTCAGCAAGTGTCGGTGCTGGGCCAGGTGAACCGACCGGGCCGTTATCCCGTCGATGGACGCCGCAGCCTGCTTGACTTGCTGGCGCTGGCCGGTGGCATCGGTCCCGAGGGCGGCGATACGGTCAGCCTGATCCGCAAACGCGATGGCAAGACCACTACCGATGTCGTCGATGTCGTGGAAATGGTGCGCACTTCCGACCTGAACCGCGATTTTGACCTGGCCGCCAACGATGTTGTATTTGTAGAACGTGCTCCACGCATCTATATTTATGGTGAAGTGCAACGTCCAGGCCCCATGCGCCTGGAGCGCTCGATGACGGTGCTGCAGGCGCTGTCGGCCGGTGGCGGCCTGACCCAGCGCGGCACCGAGCGCAACATCCGCATCAAGCGCCGGGGGGCGGACGGCAAGTTGCAGATCATCGATGCCAATCACGATGACCTGCTGCTCAGCGACGACGTGGTGTATGTGAAGGAAAGCTGGTTTTAA
- the epsF gene encoding chain length determinant protein EpsF, whose amino-acid sequence MNFSQFLLILRARQRVIWITLVIVVATTLAISLLLPKTYKGTASVLLNYKGVDTVTGLAMPGQLMAGYMATQIDIISSKNVALHVVDSLKLAQNPAVIAQFNAATGGEGAVRDWLADLLLKKLEVVPSRESSVVEISFSGSDPNFVAAIANAFAEEYQRVSIQLKVEPLKKASAYFNDQTRQMRDVLEAAQSRLSKYQQENGIVSLDNRVDVESNRLNDLSQQLVMAQSQSMEATSRQRMAQGASSLESPDVAQNPMIQNLKIALGTAESKFAEISQRLSQNHPQYISAKAELDKLRSDLAAAIHVTAGSVSNNAQILQQREGAIRGAMAAQKTKVLELNRTRDEMGVLMKDVESAQRAYDATSQRFSQTSIEGQAEQSDISILNPAVPPVVPAGPKVILNTVLAFFFGGLLGLGLSILLEMLDRRVRSERDLFDALQIPVLGVIAWQAPKRRRFKSLKSVLSSRLRLN is encoded by the coding sequence ATGAATTTCTCCCAGTTTTTACTGATATTGCGCGCTCGCCAGCGCGTCATCTGGATCACCCTGGTGATTGTGGTGGCGACAACGCTGGCGATCAGCCTGCTCCTGCCCAAGACGTACAAGGGCACGGCATCCGTGTTGCTCAATTACAAGGGCGTCGATACCGTCACGGGCCTGGCAATGCCGGGTCAACTGATGGCAGGCTACATGGCGACGCAAATCGATATCATCAGCAGCAAGAACGTTGCCCTGCATGTCGTCGATTCTCTGAAGCTGGCGCAAAATCCTGCCGTCATCGCCCAGTTCAACGCTGCCACGGGCGGCGAGGGCGCGGTGCGTGACTGGCTGGCCGATCTGTTGCTGAAAAAACTCGAGGTCGTACCGTCGCGTGAAAGTAGCGTTGTAGAAATCAGTTTCAGCGGTTCGGACCCGAATTTCGTGGCCGCCATCGCGAATGCCTTTGCGGAAGAGTACCAGCGCGTCAGCATCCAGCTGAAAGTCGAGCCTTTGAAAAAAGCCTCGGCCTATTTCAATGACCAGACGCGCCAGATGCGCGATGTGCTGGAAGCAGCGCAAAGCCGTTTGTCCAAGTACCAGCAGGAAAATGGCATCGTCAGCCTGGATAACCGCGTCGACGTGGAATCGAACCGCCTGAACGATTTGTCGCAGCAACTGGTGATGGCGCAGTCGCAGTCGATGGAAGCGACCTCGCGCCAGCGCATGGCGCAAGGCGCATCGTCGCTGGAATCGCCCGATGTGGCGCAAAATCCGATGATCCAGAATTTGAAGATTGCCCTCGGCACGGCCGAATCGAAGTTTGCCGAGATTTCACAGCGCCTGTCGCAGAACCACCCGCAATACATCAGCGCCAAGGCGGAACTCGATAAATTGCGCAGCGACCTGGCAGCGGCTATCCATGTCACTGCAGGCAGCGTCAGCAACAATGCGCAGATTTTGCAGCAACGCGAAGGTGCCATCCGTGGCGCCATGGCGGCGCAAAAAACCAAGGTGCTGGAACTGAACCGCACGCGTGATGAAATGGGCGTGCTGATGAAGGATGTCGAAAGCGCCCAGCGCGCCTACGACGCCACGTCGCAGCGTTTTTCGCAGACCAGCATCGAAGGCCAGGCCGAACAGTCCGATATCTCGATCCTCAATCCTGCCGTGCCGCCGGTCGTGCCGGCGGGGCCGAAAGTCATCCTCAACACCGTGCTGGCCTTCTTCTTTGGCGGCTTGCTGGGTCTGGGCTTGAGTATTCTGCTGGAAATGCTGGACCGCCGCGTGCGCTCCGAACGCGATCTGTTCGATGCGCTGCAAATTCCGGTGCTGGGCGTGATCGCCTGGCAAGCGCCTAAGCGCCGCCGCTTCAAGTCCCTGAAGTCGGTGTTGTCGAGCCGCTTGCGTTTGAATTAA
- the epsG gene encoding chain length determinant protein tyrosine kinase EpsG — translation MNHPALAGHVPAPAAHTANVGDSSIGGLLLESGKITPENAERVLRMQKELGIRFGEAAQRLGLITEADIEQVLARQFNYPYLPRGTGNFSDKLLAAYEPFGQQVETLRAIRSQLMLRWFARGHKALVVVSINADDGAAIFAANLAVVFSQLGEQTLLVDANLRSPQQQEFFGLKGRQGLSDLLAGRGDLDAIAKIDSFVALSVMSAGTLPPNPQELLSRTSFATLNEQVASRYDVVLYDVAPFSSGSDALAVAARAGGALLVARKNATGLADLATFAEQLERNGVEIVGTVMQEF, via the coding sequence ATGAATCATCCTGCACTGGCTGGCCATGTACCAGCACCTGCCGCCCACACGGCGAACGTTGGCGATTCCAGCATCGGCGGCTTGCTGCTGGAGTCGGGCAAGATCACGCCGGAAAATGCCGAACGCGTGCTGCGCATGCAGAAGGAACTGGGCATCCGTTTTGGTGAAGCGGCGCAGCGCCTGGGCCTGATCACCGAAGCCGATATCGAGCAGGTACTCGCGCGCCAGTTCAATTATCCCTACCTGCCGCGCGGTACTGGCAACTTTTCGGACAAACTGCTTGCCGCGTATGAGCCATTTGGCCAGCAAGTCGAAACCTTGCGCGCCATCCGCAGCCAGCTGATGCTGCGCTGGTTCGCACGCGGCCACAAGGCGCTGGTGGTGGTGAGTATCAATGCGGACGATGGCGCCGCCATCTTTGCCGCCAACCTGGCCGTGGTCTTTTCCCAGCTCGGCGAGCAAACCTTGCTGGTCGATGCGAACTTGCGCTCGCCGCAACAGCAGGAATTCTTCGGCCTGAAAGGGCGCCAGGGCCTGTCGGACCTGCTGGCTGGCCGCGGCGACCTGGACGCGATCGCCAAGATCGATTCGTTTGTTGCCCTGTCGGTCATGAGCGCGGGCACCTTGCCGCCGAATCCGCAGGAATTGCTTAGCCGCACTTCATTTGCCACACTCAACGAGCAAGTCGCCTCGCGCTATGACGTGGTGCTGTACGACGTCGCGCCATTCTCCAGCGGCTCGGACGCGCTGGCCGTTGCTGCGCGCGCGGGCGGCGCCTTGCTGGTGGCGCGCAAGAATGCCACTGGACTGGCCGATCTGGCAACGTTCGCCGAACAGCTGGAACGTAACGGTGTTGAAATTGTCGGTACCGTTATGCAAGAGTTTTAA
- a CDS encoding glycoside hydrolase family 5 protein: protein MKFLFDTVRQLSSDHRGPDAGSAMAGAGRVRRGALVVLLAAAMAVAVPAGATCLDKAPLRGVNMAGAEFNGGKIPGTVFKDFMYPSANDISYFANLGANMLRLPFRWERLQPVAGGPLDPTQLRFIAKVVETAKSRGMCVLLDAHNYGAYNNIPLGSPGATTEDFADFWVRMSAAFPDVDTVALGLMNEPVLTSLRQWGETSKATLAKLREHDAKHLVVIAGGTYSGAHDWATPRDGVSNATTFAGVKDPLGRTLIEVHQYVDSNYSGTKADCISPAKLTDILEKVRVWAVANKQRVFMGEFGVADTPECRPTLQAALTSMRNAPWAGWTYWSAGAWWGKNYIFSVQPVVGVTRNSLSLLQVEWQK, encoded by the coding sequence ATGAAATTTCTGTTCGACACAGTCCGACAATTGAGCAGCGATCACAGGGGGCCAGATGCCGGCAGCGCCATGGCGGGCGCAGGACGTGTGCGCCGGGGCGCGCTGGTCGTGTTGCTGGCCGCGGCGATGGCCGTTGCCGTGCCTGCCGGCGCCACTTGCCTGGACAAGGCGCCCTTGCGCGGCGTCAATATGGCCGGGGCAGAATTCAATGGTGGCAAGATTCCCGGTACCGTATTCAAGGATTTCATGTATCCGAGCGCGAACGATATCAGCTACTTTGCCAATCTGGGCGCGAACATGCTGCGCCTGCCGTTCCGCTGGGAACGTTTGCAGCCTGTCGCGGGCGGTCCGCTCGACCCGACACAGCTCAGGTTTATTGCCAAGGTGGTGGAGACGGCGAAATCGCGCGGCATGTGCGTGCTGCTCGATGCGCATAATTATGGTGCCTACAACAATATTCCATTGGGCAGTCCTGGCGCCACGACCGAGGACTTCGCCGATTTCTGGGTACGCATGAGTGCAGCCTTCCCGGATGTTGATACGGTCGCGCTTGGACTCATGAACGAGCCGGTGCTGACGAGCCTGAGGCAATGGGGCGAAACGTCCAAGGCCACGCTGGCAAAATTGCGTGAACATGATGCGAAACACCTGGTCGTCATTGCTGGCGGCACCTATAGTGGCGCGCATGACTGGGCCACGCCGCGCGACGGCGTGTCCAACGCCACGACTTTTGCTGGCGTGAAAGACCCGCTGGGGCGCACCCTGATCGAGGTGCACCAGTATGTCGACTCGAATTACTCGGGAACCAAGGCCGACTGCATCTCACCGGCCAAGCTGACGGATATCCTCGAAAAGGTCAGGGTCTGGGCCGTGGCCAACAAGCAAAGGGTGTTCATGGGCGAATTTGGCGTTGCCGACACGCCAGAGTGCCGTCCCACCTTGCAGGCGGCGCTGACGTCGATGCGTAACGCGCCATGGGCCGGTTGGACGTACTGGTCAGCGGGCGCGTGGTGGGGCAAGAATTATATCTTCAGTGTGCAGCCGGTCGTGGGCGTGACGCGCAATTCCCTGTCCCTGCTGCAGGTTGAGTGGCAAAAATAG